The genomic interval TCTCTGAGAGGAGGGACAAGGGGCTGCAACACTGCTCACACTGCAAGGTCTCACTGAAGCACCCATCCCTGCCCCAATAAATAGCAGCTCAGACTTTCCCACAGAGGGAATGAAATCTGCATATTTGTGGTTTAGTGAATTGGAGGAAATCTTTGCCATTTCAGGTTCGTCTGAGCACATCAGAAACGGGCAGCTGTGGTCTCTTAGTCAGTAGGCAGTGAGGCACTGAAGGCTCTCTGGTCTGTAAGAGAATGTGACCTTGTGACCTTGACCTGCTCCCTCTTGCTGCCCCCACCTGCTCTCTGCTGTCTACTCTGGGTGTCATCAGTTCAAGACCATGTCATCCCACAGAAATGAAAACCTCTCAGTGATGCCTCTGCAGTTCATGCTGGAGGGATTTGAGGGAGGTCCGCAGACCCAGGCCCTGCTCTTTGCTCTGTTCCTGGCTCTGTACGTAGTGGCCATCCTGGGGAACCTCACCATGATCATGGTCATCACCCTGGATACCCATCTGCACTCCccaatgtacttcttcctcaagAACCTCTCCTTTGTGGACTTTTGCTATTCATCTGTCATCGCCCCCAAGGCCCTGGTCAACTTCCTGTCCTCCTCCAAGGTCATCACCTTTGAGGGATGTGCTACCcagttcttcttcttctccctgcTGGTCACCACTGAGGGATTCCTCCTggctgtgatggcctatgaccgcttccTGGCCATCTGCAGCCCCCTGCGTTACCCCATCTCCATGTGCCCCTTGGTCTGTGCCCGCCTGGTGCTGGGCTCCTACTGCGGGGGCTGCCTCAACTCCATCCTGCAGACCAGCTTCACATTCAGCCTCCCGTTCTGCAGCTCCAACCTCATCGACCACTTCTTCTGTGATGTGCCCCCTCTGCTCAAGCTTGCCTGTGCTGACACTACCATCAATGAGCTGGTCATGTTTGCCATCTGTGGCCTCATCATCGTGGGCACCACACTCGTGGTCCTCACCTCCTATGGCTACATCACAGGGACCATCCTGAGGATGCACTCAGGAGGAGGGAGACACAAGCTCTTCTCCACCTGCGGCTCCCACATGACAGCCGTGTCCCTCTTTTATGGGACTGTCTTTGTCATGTATGCCCAGCCGGGAGCTGTGGAGTCCATGGAGCAGGGCAAGGTGGTCTCTGTCTTCTACACCCTGGTCATCCCGATGCTCAACCCACTCATCTACAGCCTGAGAAACAAGGACGTGAAGGATGCCCTGCAGAGACTGGGCAAGAAACACACAGCAACGTGAAGGAGGGTGGACAGAGGGGGACAGTGTGTCCCGAGGAGAGGACTAGAGGGCTCTGGGGGAGATACTGCATTTGGTTTGACAAATTCATTCCTCATTCACCCAATTCATTCTCTCATTAAGCATCTTATTCAACCTTTCAGGAAAGCACATCATGAAACTTGTACACAAGTGTGAGAGGCAAAGACGGATAAAGTATCTTTGCCACCAAGAGACTAATGGTCCACAGATAAGACCTGAAGTTTGAAGTTTGGCAACACACAGTGGGCATAGTCATGAACAGGTAGTCTTTGAAGCAGCATATGGGTTCCAATTCAAAACCTACCAGTGAAGGTACATGACTAAAAAATTCTTAGATCTCTCTTTACTTCAAGGCTGAATGCTTGTAACTCTGTGTTCAGCAATCTCCCTGGACTACCTAGGAGGGGCCTTAGGACACTCAACCTTGGCCCTTCCTTGGTGCTGGCCTGAGGTCACCCAGATCCAACTAGAGGAGTTAGGAAGACCATGCTTTCTCTCAGTCCTGCAGCGGGgctgttcctcctcctccccccttcTGTTCACTGATGCTGCCACCCAACAGGGCAACAGGGAGCACCTGCTCCTGCTTCAGAGGCTCCTAGTGCTCTCTGCCCTGGGTTCTCCCCTCAGACAGCAGCTGGGAGCCCCAGGGAGTCAACATGGATGCATGATACCCAAAGTTCCACTGACCCTTTGAGAGAGTTAacttaggcaggttgataaggagtccaagCCTAAGTAAGACCCTTTAAGGAGGAGGTAAACATTCCGTCCTTCTCACATGCTTTTGCCTTAGACAAGTAGGTCTTGTAGGCAGCAGTATCTCTTGTTCAAAGGCATGCATTTTTTTGAGCTTTGGTTGTATGTTAAGGAAGACTGTCCAGGTAAAAACTTCCATAGCCTTGAGCTCTGGGTTAACTAACCTGTTCCTTCTGGCTAATCTCATATTGATGTCATCCCAGGATGTATGTTATGGGGAAGGGTCTGGACAAAATTCTCACAACCTTAAGGTATTTTCATCTGTTCTCAGCAGCTAATTGAGAAGTATATAAGGCCCTGCTTAAACTAGGGGTGGGTACTCTCCTGCCCAATTCTGATGTCTATGCCCCCTTATGATGTCTTCTATATGACAGAAGATttttctgtcactttcactttaagtaaAATTTACACAAAACTCTGAGTGACTGAGACTGGCTTTGGTCCAGGAGTTAAATCTTTCCCTTCAGAGACCATGAATCCGGCACACCACTCACTGCTAAgctattgtttcccatctatgCAACTGGTGACAGTGTCCTGACTACTTGTGACCCTAACAAATGGTGTCTTGTCAGCACAGGCACCTCTGAATAAGGATGAAGGTGCTGGTGCTTCTGTGGGGAGCAGGGCTGGAGAGAGAAGATGCACTTTCTTGATGGTGAGCACAGCTTCCTGGCCCTCTGTCTCACACTCCCTGGGGGACCTGGATCCTTGGTCTTCACCTGCCTGTTCAGAGATCCATCCCTGTGCTCCATGGAcccaacatacagccttgactgaGAGTCAATGGCCCCCTTGTCGTGTCTCCCTTTGGTAGAGTCATCATTCCCACAGTCACTAccaggaggctgtcctctctTCCCTGGACCATCAGTGGGGACGTGCCCTGTCTCTCTGATCACAGCTCTCCACCTCCCTGCTCTCCTGCTcaggagggctggggagggactATAGCACCCAGGTCATCAGATTGCTGCTCACTACTACTCaaatggaacattcttcaaggtCTCTGCTCAATTCTTATTCCCATTGTCTCATATCTGGCCTTCATAATTAATTCTACCTTTTCGAGTTCttcaaaatatcttttctttccaAGTTATATCATTCTGTCTCCCACTCTCCCTGTTTCCTCTATTTCGCTCTTCATCTCACTGCGCCTCattttccctccttcccccttccttccttcattattttctctctctctcttcttcctctttctcactgTATTTTTTCATTCCATAAGTTTTCTTCTACTACCCTAATCAAAGTTtctaaaggaaaatggaaaatataatatttttcta from Dama dama isolate Ldn47 chromosome 20, ASM3311817v1, whole genome shotgun sequence carries:
- the LOC133040420 gene encoding olfactory receptor 9S13-like produces the protein MSSHRNENLSVMPLQFMLEGFEGGPQTQALLFALFLALYVVAILGNLTMIMVITLDTHLHSPMYFFLKNLSFVDFCYSSVIAPKALVNFLSSSKVITFEGCATQFFFFSLLVTTEGFLLAVMAYDRFLAICSPLRYPISMCPLVCARLVLGSYCGGCLNSILQTSFTFSLPFCSSNLIDHFFCDVPPLLKLACADTTINELVMFAICGLIIVGTTLVVLTSYGYITGTILRMHSGGGRHKLFSTCGSHMTAVSLFYGTVFVMYAQPGAVESMEQGKVVSVFYTLVIPMLNPLIYSLRNKDVKDALQRLGKKHTAT